A genomic stretch from Chelmon rostratus isolate fCheRos1 chromosome 14, fCheRos1.pri, whole genome shotgun sequence includes:
- the picalma gene encoding phosphatidylinositol binding clathrin assembly protein a isoform X6, whose protein sequence is MSGQSITDRITAAQHSVTGSAISKTVCKATTHEIMGPKKKHLDYLIQCTNEMNVNIPQLADTLFERTANTSWVVVFKSLTTTHHLMVYGNERFIQYLASRNTLFNLSNFLDKSGLQGYDMSTFIRRYSRYLNEKAVSYRQVAFDFTKVKRGSDGVMRTMNTEKLLKTIPIIQNQMDVLLDFNVNANELTNGVINAAFMLLFKDAIRLFAAYNEGIINLLEKYFDMKKVQCKEGLDIYKKFLTRMTRISEFLKVAEQVGIDRGDIPDLSQAPSSLLDALEQHLASLEGKKVKDSTAASRASTLSNAVSSLANTGISFTKVDEREKQAALEEEQARLKALKEQRLKELQKNPGTATTDSSPVSTAGGTINSAPAIDLFSTPSSTNSNSKAANDLLDLQPAFQQPLSVSTSSTWGGFAASPTPQQPQNSRGLNVDFDSVFGNNTNANNLDSTVASSPNQVMASNGQQLNKLVSNDLDSSLANLVGNLGIGNGTAKNDLHWSQPGEKKLTGGTNWQPKMAPSTTWNPATMAPSVMAFPATTPTGMMAYAMPPHMGSMMVTQPTMMYTQPVMRPANPFGANPGAQMQFM, encoded by the exons ATTTGATTCAGTGCACAAATGAGATGAATGTGAACATCCCTCAGCTGGCTGACACACTGTTTGAGAGGACCGCCAACACCAGCTGGGTGGTTGTCTTCAAGTCCCTCACCACCACGCACCATCTGATGGTCTACGGCAATGAG AGATTTATACAATATCTGGCTTCAAGGAACACACTATTCAACCTCAGCAATTTTTTGGACAAAAGTGGCTTACAAG gtTATGATATGTCAACATTCATAAGAAGGTATAGCCGCTACCTGAATGAGAAGGCTGTGTCCTACAGACAAGTCGCTTTTGACTTCACTAAAGTGAAAAGAGG ATCTGATGGAGTGATGAGAACcatgaacacagagaaactcCTCAAGACCATCCCCATCATCCAAAATCAGATGGATGTGTTACTCGATTTCAAT GTCAATGCCAATGAACTGACCAATGGTGTGATCAATGCAGCCTTCATGCTTCTGTTCAAAGATGCGATCCGACTGTTTGCTGCTTACAATGAGGGCATAATCAACCTCCTGG AGAAATACTTCGACATGAAAAAAGTCCAGTGCAAAGAAGGACTTGATATCTACAAGAAATTCCTGACACGAATGACAAGAATCTCAGAGTTCCTCAAAGTTGCAGAG CAAGTGGGAATTGATCGAGGGGACATCCCAGATCTGTCCCAG GCCCCCAGCAGCCTGCTGGATGCCCTGGAGCAGCACTTGGCCTCTTTAGAGGGAAAGAAAGTCAAAGActcaacagcagccagcag GGCCAGCACCCTCTCCAATGCCGTCTCCTCCCTGGCCAACACCGGCATATCTTTCACCAAAGTGGACGAGAGGGAAAAACAGGCAGCCCTGGAAGAAGAGCAGGCTCGCCTAAAAgcacttaaa GAGCAGCGTCTGAAAGAGCTCCAGAAGAATCCTGGTACAGCGACCACAGACTCCTCCCCTGTCTCCACAGCAGGCGGGACCATCAACTCAGCCCCTGCTATTGACCTCTTCTCCACCCCCAGCTCCACCAACAG CAACTCCAAGGCAGCCAACGACCTGCTGGACCTGCAGCCGGCTTTCCAGCAGCCGCTGTCTGtctccaccagcagcacatGGGGAG GGTTTGCAGCCTCCCCAACACCCCAGCAGCCCCAGAACTCTCGAGGCCTTAACGTTGACTTTGACTCAGTATTTGGCAACAACACCAACGCCAACAACCTGGATTCAACAG TGGCGTCCTCACCCAATCAGGTCATGGCCTCAAATGGCCAACAGCTCAACAAACTGGTCTCCAACGACCTGGACTCCTCACTGGCCAATCTCGTCGGAA atCTGGGAATTGGCAACGGCACAGCAAAGAA TGATCTTCACTGGAGTCAGCCAGGTGAAAAGAAGCTGACAGGTGGAACCAACTGGCAACCTAAAATGGCTCCTTCTACCACCTGGAACCCAGCAACCATG GCTCCATCTGTCATGGCCTTCCCTGCAACCACACCGACGGGCATGATGGCATATGCAATG CCTCCTCACATGGGCTCCATGATGGTGACACAGCCAACTATGATGTACACCCAGCCTGTGATGAGGCCAGCCAACCCCTTTGGCGCCAATCCAGGTGCACAG ATGCAGTTCATGTAA
- the picalma gene encoding phosphatidylinositol binding clathrin assembly protein a isoform X5 → MSGQSITDRITAAQHSVTGSAISKTVCKATTHEIMGPKKKHLDYLIQCTNEMNVNIPQLADTLFERTANTSWVVVFKSLTTTHHLMVYGNERFIQYLASRNTLFNLSNFLDKSGLQGYDMSTFIRRYSRYLNEKAVSYRQVAFDFTKVKRGSDGVMRTMNTEKLLKTIPIIQNQMDVLLDFNVNANELTNGVINAAFMLLFKDAIRLFAAYNEGIINLLEKYFDMKKVQCKEGLDIYKKFLTRMTRISEFLKVAEQVGIDRGDIPDLSQAPSSLLDALEQHLASLEGKKVKDSTAASRASTLSNAVSSLANTGISFTKVDEREKQAALEEEQARLKALKEQRLKELQKNPGTATTDSSPVSTAGGTINSAPAIDLFSTPSSTNSNSKAANDLLDLQPAFQQPLSVSTSSTWGGFAASPTPQQPQNSRGLNVDFDSVFGNNTNANNLDSTGGILKPTVASSPNQVMASNGQQLNKLVSNDLDSSLANLVGNLGIGNGTAKNDLHWSQPGEKKLTGGTNWQPKMAPSTTWNPATMAPSVMAFPATTPTGMMAYAMPPHMGSMMVTQPTMMYTQPVMRPANPFGANPGAQMQFM, encoded by the exons ATTTGATTCAGTGCACAAATGAGATGAATGTGAACATCCCTCAGCTGGCTGACACACTGTTTGAGAGGACCGCCAACACCAGCTGGGTGGTTGTCTTCAAGTCCCTCACCACCACGCACCATCTGATGGTCTACGGCAATGAG AGATTTATACAATATCTGGCTTCAAGGAACACACTATTCAACCTCAGCAATTTTTTGGACAAAAGTGGCTTACAAG gtTATGATATGTCAACATTCATAAGAAGGTATAGCCGCTACCTGAATGAGAAGGCTGTGTCCTACAGACAAGTCGCTTTTGACTTCACTAAAGTGAAAAGAGG ATCTGATGGAGTGATGAGAACcatgaacacagagaaactcCTCAAGACCATCCCCATCATCCAAAATCAGATGGATGTGTTACTCGATTTCAAT GTCAATGCCAATGAACTGACCAATGGTGTGATCAATGCAGCCTTCATGCTTCTGTTCAAAGATGCGATCCGACTGTTTGCTGCTTACAATGAGGGCATAATCAACCTCCTGG AGAAATACTTCGACATGAAAAAAGTCCAGTGCAAAGAAGGACTTGATATCTACAAGAAATTCCTGACACGAATGACAAGAATCTCAGAGTTCCTCAAAGTTGCAGAG CAAGTGGGAATTGATCGAGGGGACATCCCAGATCTGTCCCAG GCCCCCAGCAGCCTGCTGGATGCCCTGGAGCAGCACTTGGCCTCTTTAGAGGGAAAGAAAGTCAAAGActcaacagcagccagcag GGCCAGCACCCTCTCCAATGCCGTCTCCTCCCTGGCCAACACCGGCATATCTTTCACCAAAGTGGACGAGAGGGAAAAACAGGCAGCCCTGGAAGAAGAGCAGGCTCGCCTAAAAgcacttaaa GAGCAGCGTCTGAAAGAGCTCCAGAAGAATCCTGGTACAGCGACCACAGACTCCTCCCCTGTCTCCACAGCAGGCGGGACCATCAACTCAGCCCCTGCTATTGACCTCTTCTCCACCCCCAGCTCCACCAACAG CAACTCCAAGGCAGCCAACGACCTGCTGGACCTGCAGCCGGCTTTCCAGCAGCCGCTGTCTGtctccaccagcagcacatGGGGAG GGTTTGCAGCCTCCCCAACACCCCAGCAGCCCCAGAACTCTCGAGGCCTTAACGTTGACTTTGACTCAGTATTTGGCAACAACACCAACGCCAACAACCTGGATTCAACAG GTGGCATCCTCAAACCCACAGTGGCGTCCTCACCCAATCAGGTCATGGCCTCAAATGGCCAACAGCTCAACAAACTGGTCTCCAACGACCTGGACTCCTCACTGGCCAATCTCGTCGGAA atCTGGGAATTGGCAACGGCACAGCAAAGAA TGATCTTCACTGGAGTCAGCCAGGTGAAAAGAAGCTGACAGGTGGAACCAACTGGCAACCTAAAATGGCTCCTTCTACCACCTGGAACCCAGCAACCATG GCTCCATCTGTCATGGCCTTCCCTGCAACCACACCGACGGGCATGATGGCATATGCAATG CCTCCTCACATGGGCTCCATGATGGTGACACAGCCAACTATGATGTACACCCAGCCTGTGATGAGGCCAGCCAACCCCTTTGGCGCCAATCCAGGTGCACAG ATGCAGTTCATGTAA
- the picalma gene encoding phosphatidylinositol binding clathrin assembly protein a isoform X4, with product MSGQSITDRITAAQHSVTGSAISKTVCKATTHEIMGPKKKHLDYLIQCTNEMNVNIPQLADTLFERTANTSWVVVFKSLTTTHHLMVYGNERFIQYLASRNTLFNLSNFLDKSGLQGYDMSTFIRRYSRYLNEKAVSYRQVAFDFTKVKRGSDGVMRTMNTEKLLKTIPIIQNQMDVLLDFNVNANELTNGVINAAFMLLFKDAIRLFAAYNEGIINLLEKYFDMKKVQCKEGLDIYKKFLTRMTRISEFLKVAEQVGIDRGDIPDLSQAPSSLLDALEQHLASLEGKKVKDSTAASRASTLSNAVSSLANTGISFTKVDEREKQAALEEEQARLKALKEQRLKELQKNPGTATTDSSPVSTAGGTINSAPAIDLFSTPSSTNSNSKAANDLLDLQPAFQQPLSVSTSSTWGGFAASPTPQQPQNSRGLNVDFDSVFGNNTNANNLDSTDVLGGILKPTVASSPNQVMASNGQQLNKLVSNDLDSSLANLVGNLGIGNGTAKNDLHWSQPGEKKLTGGTNWQPKMAPSTTWNPATMAPSVMAFPATTPTGMMAYAMPPHMGSMMVTQPTMMYTQPVMRPANPFGANPGAQMQFM from the exons ATTTGATTCAGTGCACAAATGAGATGAATGTGAACATCCCTCAGCTGGCTGACACACTGTTTGAGAGGACCGCCAACACCAGCTGGGTGGTTGTCTTCAAGTCCCTCACCACCACGCACCATCTGATGGTCTACGGCAATGAG AGATTTATACAATATCTGGCTTCAAGGAACACACTATTCAACCTCAGCAATTTTTTGGACAAAAGTGGCTTACAAG gtTATGATATGTCAACATTCATAAGAAGGTATAGCCGCTACCTGAATGAGAAGGCTGTGTCCTACAGACAAGTCGCTTTTGACTTCACTAAAGTGAAAAGAGG ATCTGATGGAGTGATGAGAACcatgaacacagagaaactcCTCAAGACCATCCCCATCATCCAAAATCAGATGGATGTGTTACTCGATTTCAAT GTCAATGCCAATGAACTGACCAATGGTGTGATCAATGCAGCCTTCATGCTTCTGTTCAAAGATGCGATCCGACTGTTTGCTGCTTACAATGAGGGCATAATCAACCTCCTGG AGAAATACTTCGACATGAAAAAAGTCCAGTGCAAAGAAGGACTTGATATCTACAAGAAATTCCTGACACGAATGACAAGAATCTCAGAGTTCCTCAAAGTTGCAGAG CAAGTGGGAATTGATCGAGGGGACATCCCAGATCTGTCCCAG GCCCCCAGCAGCCTGCTGGATGCCCTGGAGCAGCACTTGGCCTCTTTAGAGGGAAAGAAAGTCAAAGActcaacagcagccagcag GGCCAGCACCCTCTCCAATGCCGTCTCCTCCCTGGCCAACACCGGCATATCTTTCACCAAAGTGGACGAGAGGGAAAAACAGGCAGCCCTGGAAGAAGAGCAGGCTCGCCTAAAAgcacttaaa GAGCAGCGTCTGAAAGAGCTCCAGAAGAATCCTGGTACAGCGACCACAGACTCCTCCCCTGTCTCCACAGCAGGCGGGACCATCAACTCAGCCCCTGCTATTGACCTCTTCTCCACCCCCAGCTCCACCAACAG CAACTCCAAGGCAGCCAACGACCTGCTGGACCTGCAGCCGGCTTTCCAGCAGCCGCTGTCTGtctccaccagcagcacatGGGGAG GGTTTGCAGCCTCCCCAACACCCCAGCAGCCCCAGAACTCTCGAGGCCTTAACGTTGACTTTGACTCAGTATTTGGCAACAACACCAACGCCAACAACCTGGATTCAACAG ATGTTTTAGGTGGCATCCTCAAACCCACAGTGGCGTCCTCACCCAATCAGGTCATGGCCTCAAATGGCCAACAGCTCAACAAACTGGTCTCCAACGACCTGGACTCCTCACTGGCCAATCTCGTCGGAA atCTGGGAATTGGCAACGGCACAGCAAAGAA TGATCTTCACTGGAGTCAGCCAGGTGAAAAGAAGCTGACAGGTGGAACCAACTGGCAACCTAAAATGGCTCCTTCTACCACCTGGAACCCAGCAACCATG GCTCCATCTGTCATGGCCTTCCCTGCAACCACACCGACGGGCATGATGGCATATGCAATG CCTCCTCACATGGGCTCCATGATGGTGACACAGCCAACTATGATGTACACCCAGCCTGTGATGAGGCCAGCCAACCCCTTTGGCGCCAATCCAGGTGCACAG ATGCAGTTCATGTAA
- the picalma gene encoding phosphatidylinositol binding clathrin assembly protein a isoform X3, whose protein sequence is MSGQSITDRITAAQHSVTGSAISKTVCKATTHEIMGPKKKHLDYLIQCTNEMNVNIPQLADTLFERTANTSWVVVFKSLTTTHHLMVYGNERFIQYLASRNTLFNLSNFLDKSGLQGYDMSTFIRRYSRYLNEKAVSYRQVAFDFTKVKRGSDGVMRTMNTEKLLKTIPIIQNQMDVLLDFNVNANELTNGVINAAFMLLFKDAIRLFAAYNEGIINLLEKYFDMKKVQCKEGLDIYKKFLTRMTRISEFLKVAEQVGIDRGDIPDLSQAPSSLLDALEQHLASLEGKKVKDSTAASRASTLSNAVSSLANTGISFTKVDEREKQAALEEEQARLKALKEQRLKELQKNPGTATTDSSPVSTAGGTINSAPAIDLFSTPSSTNSNSKAANDLLDLQPAFQQPLSVSTSSTWGDPFTSAAEAVEDSLPISNPFLTLPVVDAVHLSTSSSDAGNLSSRTPSHEVFDHYNPFFDSSSSLASDLNTAAQIETFITDSFCGPSPYTTTPLFQSEPPAIAGLFRGFAASPTPQQPQNSRGLNVDFDSVFGNNTNANNLDSTVASSPNQVMASNGQQLNKLVSNDLDSSLANLVGNLGIGNGTAKNDLHWSQPGEKKLTGGTNWQPKMAPSTTWNPATMAPSVMAFPATTPTGMMAYAMPPHMGSMMVTQPTMMYTQPVMRPANPFGANPGAQMQFM, encoded by the exons ATTTGATTCAGTGCACAAATGAGATGAATGTGAACATCCCTCAGCTGGCTGACACACTGTTTGAGAGGACCGCCAACACCAGCTGGGTGGTTGTCTTCAAGTCCCTCACCACCACGCACCATCTGATGGTCTACGGCAATGAG AGATTTATACAATATCTGGCTTCAAGGAACACACTATTCAACCTCAGCAATTTTTTGGACAAAAGTGGCTTACAAG gtTATGATATGTCAACATTCATAAGAAGGTATAGCCGCTACCTGAATGAGAAGGCTGTGTCCTACAGACAAGTCGCTTTTGACTTCACTAAAGTGAAAAGAGG ATCTGATGGAGTGATGAGAACcatgaacacagagaaactcCTCAAGACCATCCCCATCATCCAAAATCAGATGGATGTGTTACTCGATTTCAAT GTCAATGCCAATGAACTGACCAATGGTGTGATCAATGCAGCCTTCATGCTTCTGTTCAAAGATGCGATCCGACTGTTTGCTGCTTACAATGAGGGCATAATCAACCTCCTGG AGAAATACTTCGACATGAAAAAAGTCCAGTGCAAAGAAGGACTTGATATCTACAAGAAATTCCTGACACGAATGACAAGAATCTCAGAGTTCCTCAAAGTTGCAGAG CAAGTGGGAATTGATCGAGGGGACATCCCAGATCTGTCCCAG GCCCCCAGCAGCCTGCTGGATGCCCTGGAGCAGCACTTGGCCTCTTTAGAGGGAAAGAAAGTCAAAGActcaacagcagccagcag GGCCAGCACCCTCTCCAATGCCGTCTCCTCCCTGGCCAACACCGGCATATCTTTCACCAAAGTGGACGAGAGGGAAAAACAGGCAGCCCTGGAAGAAGAGCAGGCTCGCCTAAAAgcacttaaa GAGCAGCGTCTGAAAGAGCTCCAGAAGAATCCTGGTACAGCGACCACAGACTCCTCCCCTGTCTCCACAGCAGGCGGGACCATCAACTCAGCCCCTGCTATTGACCTCTTCTCCACCCCCAGCTCCACCAACAG CAACTCCAAGGCAGCCAACGACCTGCTGGACCTGCAGCCGGCTTTCCAGCAGCCGCTGTCTGtctccaccagcagcacatGGGGAG ATCCtttcacctctgctgcagaagCTGTGGAGGATTCCCTTCCAATCTCAAACCCTTTCctcacacttcctgttgtcGATGCTGTCCACCTGTCCACGTCGTCCTCGGACGCTGGCAACCTGTCCTCTAGGACACCCAGCCATGAAGTGTTCG ATCATTACAATCCCTTTTTTGACTCGAGCTCCTCCCTGGCGTCTGATCTCAATACTGCTGCACAGATAGAGACATTTATCACAG ACTCCTTCTGTGGGCCAAGCCCTTACACCACCACTCCTCTCTTCCAATCTGAGCCCCCTGCCATAGCTGGTCTATTCAGAG GGTTTGCAGCCTCCCCAACACCCCAGCAGCCCCAGAACTCTCGAGGCCTTAACGTTGACTTTGACTCAGTATTTGGCAACAACACCAACGCCAACAACCTGGATTCAACAG TGGCGTCCTCACCCAATCAGGTCATGGCCTCAAATGGCCAACAGCTCAACAAACTGGTCTCCAACGACCTGGACTCCTCACTGGCCAATCTCGTCGGAA atCTGGGAATTGGCAACGGCACAGCAAAGAA TGATCTTCACTGGAGTCAGCCAGGTGAAAAGAAGCTGACAGGTGGAACCAACTGGCAACCTAAAATGGCTCCTTCTACCACCTGGAACCCAGCAACCATG GCTCCATCTGTCATGGCCTTCCCTGCAACCACACCGACGGGCATGATGGCATATGCAATG CCTCCTCACATGGGCTCCATGATGGTGACACAGCCAACTATGATGTACACCCAGCCTGTGATGAGGCCAGCCAACCCCTTTGGCGCCAATCCAGGTGCACAG ATGCAGTTCATGTAA
- the picalma gene encoding phosphatidylinositol binding clathrin assembly protein a isoform X1: protein MSGQSITDRITAAQHSVTGSAISKTVCKATTHEIMGPKKKHLDYLIQCTNEMNVNIPQLADTLFERTANTSWVVVFKSLTTTHHLMVYGNERFIQYLASRNTLFNLSNFLDKSGLQGYDMSTFIRRYSRYLNEKAVSYRQVAFDFTKVKRGSDGVMRTMNTEKLLKTIPIIQNQMDVLLDFNVNANELTNGVINAAFMLLFKDAIRLFAAYNEGIINLLEKYFDMKKVQCKEGLDIYKKFLTRMTRISEFLKVAEQVGIDRGDIPDLSQAPSSLLDALEQHLASLEGKKVKDSTAASRASTLSNAVSSLANTGISFTKVDEREKQAALEEEQARLKALKEQRLKELQKNPGTATTDSSPVSTAGGTINSAPAIDLFSTPSSTNSNSKAANDLLDLQPAFQQPLSVSTSSTWGDPFTSAAEAVEDSLPISNPFLTLPVVDAVHLSTSSSDAGNLSSRTPSHEVFDHYNPFFDSSSSLASDLNTAAQIETFITDSFCGPSPYTTTPLFQSEPPAIAGLFRGFAASPTPQQPQNSRGLNVDFDSVFGNNTNANNLDSTDVLGGILKPTVASSPNQVMASNGQQLNKLVSNDLDSSLANLVGNLGIGNGTAKNDLHWSQPGEKKLTGGTNWQPKMAPSTTWNPATMAPSVMAFPATTPTGMMAYAMPPHMGSMMVTQPTMMYTQPVMRPANPFGANPGAQMQFM from the exons ATTTGATTCAGTGCACAAATGAGATGAATGTGAACATCCCTCAGCTGGCTGACACACTGTTTGAGAGGACCGCCAACACCAGCTGGGTGGTTGTCTTCAAGTCCCTCACCACCACGCACCATCTGATGGTCTACGGCAATGAG AGATTTATACAATATCTGGCTTCAAGGAACACACTATTCAACCTCAGCAATTTTTTGGACAAAAGTGGCTTACAAG gtTATGATATGTCAACATTCATAAGAAGGTATAGCCGCTACCTGAATGAGAAGGCTGTGTCCTACAGACAAGTCGCTTTTGACTTCACTAAAGTGAAAAGAGG ATCTGATGGAGTGATGAGAACcatgaacacagagaaactcCTCAAGACCATCCCCATCATCCAAAATCAGATGGATGTGTTACTCGATTTCAAT GTCAATGCCAATGAACTGACCAATGGTGTGATCAATGCAGCCTTCATGCTTCTGTTCAAAGATGCGATCCGACTGTTTGCTGCTTACAATGAGGGCATAATCAACCTCCTGG AGAAATACTTCGACATGAAAAAAGTCCAGTGCAAAGAAGGACTTGATATCTACAAGAAATTCCTGACACGAATGACAAGAATCTCAGAGTTCCTCAAAGTTGCAGAG CAAGTGGGAATTGATCGAGGGGACATCCCAGATCTGTCCCAG GCCCCCAGCAGCCTGCTGGATGCCCTGGAGCAGCACTTGGCCTCTTTAGAGGGAAAGAAAGTCAAAGActcaacagcagccagcag GGCCAGCACCCTCTCCAATGCCGTCTCCTCCCTGGCCAACACCGGCATATCTTTCACCAAAGTGGACGAGAGGGAAAAACAGGCAGCCCTGGAAGAAGAGCAGGCTCGCCTAAAAgcacttaaa GAGCAGCGTCTGAAAGAGCTCCAGAAGAATCCTGGTACAGCGACCACAGACTCCTCCCCTGTCTCCACAGCAGGCGGGACCATCAACTCAGCCCCTGCTATTGACCTCTTCTCCACCCCCAGCTCCACCAACAG CAACTCCAAGGCAGCCAACGACCTGCTGGACCTGCAGCCGGCTTTCCAGCAGCCGCTGTCTGtctccaccagcagcacatGGGGAG ATCCtttcacctctgctgcagaagCTGTGGAGGATTCCCTTCCAATCTCAAACCCTTTCctcacacttcctgttgtcGATGCTGTCCACCTGTCCACGTCGTCCTCGGACGCTGGCAACCTGTCCTCTAGGACACCCAGCCATGAAGTGTTCG ATCATTACAATCCCTTTTTTGACTCGAGCTCCTCCCTGGCGTCTGATCTCAATACTGCTGCACAGATAGAGACATTTATCACAG ACTCCTTCTGTGGGCCAAGCCCTTACACCACCACTCCTCTCTTCCAATCTGAGCCCCCTGCCATAGCTGGTCTATTCAGAG GGTTTGCAGCCTCCCCAACACCCCAGCAGCCCCAGAACTCTCGAGGCCTTAACGTTGACTTTGACTCAGTATTTGGCAACAACACCAACGCCAACAACCTGGATTCAACAG ATGTTTTAGGTGGCATCCTCAAACCCACAGTGGCGTCCTCACCCAATCAGGTCATGGCCTCAAATGGCCAACAGCTCAACAAACTGGTCTCCAACGACCTGGACTCCTCACTGGCCAATCTCGTCGGAA atCTGGGAATTGGCAACGGCACAGCAAAGAA TGATCTTCACTGGAGTCAGCCAGGTGAAAAGAAGCTGACAGGTGGAACCAACTGGCAACCTAAAATGGCTCCTTCTACCACCTGGAACCCAGCAACCATG GCTCCATCTGTCATGGCCTTCCCTGCAACCACACCGACGGGCATGATGGCATATGCAATG CCTCCTCACATGGGCTCCATGATGGTGACACAGCCAACTATGATGTACACCCAGCCTGTGATGAGGCCAGCCAACCCCTTTGGCGCCAATCCAGGTGCACAG ATGCAGTTCATGTAA